The following coding sequences are from one Arcobacter nitrofigilis DSM 7299 window:
- the ybaK gene encoding Cys-tRNA(Pro) deacylase, producing the protein MTPAIRLLKKNKCDFKIHKYDHDPACTDFGEEAVSKLNLDKNRVFKTLLVELTPKELVVCVIPVSKQLSLKDVANAFKVKKAQMANKDEAQKVTGYLLGGISPLGQKKRLKTIVDESAFNYETIYVSGGKRGLDIELKATDIVSLVNAQKFPIST; encoded by the coding sequence ATGACACCAGCAATTAGATTACTTAAAAAAAACAAATGTGATTTTAAAATACATAAATATGACCATGACCCAGCTTGTACAGACTTTGGCGAAGAAGCAGTTAGTAAACTAAATCTTGATAAGAATAGGGTATTTAAAACTTTATTAGTGGAATTAACTCCCAAAGAGTTAGTTGTTTGTGTTATACCTGTATCTAAACAACTAAGTCTTAAAGATGTGGCAAATGCTTTCAAAGTAAAAAAAGCTCAAATGGCAAATAAAGATGAAGCTCAAAAAGTCACAGGATACTTACTTGGTGGAATTTCACCATTAGGGCAGAAAAAAAGATTAAAAACTATTGTTGATGAAAGTGCATTTAATTATGAGACTATCTATGTAAGTGGTGGTAAAAGAGGCTTGGATATTGAATTAAAAGCAACAGATATTGTAAGCTTAGTTAACGCCCAAAAATTTCCTATTAGTACTTAG
- a CDS encoding DNA alkylation repair protein — protein MAEQLKNVYTKEYIKNLSIKIKEYYHNFDSDSFISSIFNPTWKTLELKMRMRHIAIALNEYLPLSYKKQLEILKPTSKDFNGFESMFFQDFVEVYGLDDFENSMDALEVFTIDSSSEFAIRQFILKYEDKTMQQMKLWAKSSNEHIRRFASEGCRPRLPWAVALPRFKSNPSTVFEIIELLKNDPSKYVQKSVANNLNDISKDNPELVIEFVKNNLGVSKELDWICKHASRTLLKKGDEEVLELFSFGKSHHVNISNFIWDDVVKVDDYLNFSFELVSDEELGNVRIEYGLYYLKSNMTHNKKVFMISQNEIKSKNKKFVKKQSFKNMTTRKHYLGKHHISIIINGKEMIKKEFILDDTSN, from the coding sequence ATGGCAGAACAACTAAAAAATGTATATACAAAAGAGTATATAAAAAACCTAAGCATTAAAATAAAAGAATATTATCATAACTTTGATAGTGATAGTTTTATAAGCTCTATATTTAACCCCACTTGGAAAACTTTAGAATTAAAGATGCGAATGAGACATATTGCAATTGCGCTTAATGAATATTTACCCTTGTCTTATAAAAAGCAACTTGAAATATTAAAACCCACATCAAAAGATTTTAATGGTTTTGAATCTATGTTTTTTCAAGACTTTGTGGAAGTTTATGGATTAGATGATTTTGAAAACTCTATGGATGCATTAGAAGTATTTACTATTGATTCTAGTTCTGAGTTTGCAATAAGACAGTTTATATTAAAATATGAAGATAAAACTATGCAACAAATGAAACTTTGGGCTAAAAGTTCAAATGAGCATATTAGAAGATTTGCCAGTGAGGGGTGTCGTCCTAGACTTCCTTGGGCTGTGGCACTTCCTCGATTTAAATCAAATCCTTCAACGGTCTTTGAGATAATTGAACTTCTTAAAAATGACCCTTCTAAATATGTACAAAAATCTGTAGCAAACAATCTTAATGATATCTCAAAAGATAATCCAGAACTTGTCATTGAGTTTGTTAAAAACAATCTTGGAGTTTCCAAAGAGCTTGATTGGATATGTAAGCATGCTTCAAGAACACTTCTTAAAAAGGGAGATGAAGAAGTATTGGAATTGTTTTCTTTTGGTAAATCGCATCATGTAAATATTTCTAATTTTATTTGGGATGATGTTGTAAAAGTTGATGATTATTTAAACTTCTCTTTTGAACTTGTTTCAGATGAAGAACTTGGTAATGTAAGGATTGAATATGGATTGTATTATTTGAAATCAAATATGACACACAATAAAAAAGTTTTTATGATAAGTCAAAATGAGATAAAATCAAAAAATAAGAAATTTGTAAAAAAACAGAGTTTTAAAAATATGACTACTCGAAAACACTATTTAGGCAAACACCATATTTCTATTATAATAAATGGAAAAGAGATGATAAAAAAGGAGTTTATCTTAGATGACACCAGCAATTAG
- a CDS encoding 2-isopropylmalate synthase has protein sequence MTYKKYRQYPIVKDFLRTWPNNQIIKAPIYGSVDLRDGNQALVNPLNIEQKLEYFNTLVKMGFKQIEVSYPSASDTDFNFTRKLIEENLIPDDVSIQVLIPAKKEWIKRSVEAMRGVKNGIFHLYNPTNEFQRRVVFKKTDEEIINMAVESMKYLVELTKNFEGNVIYDYSPESFSQTDLEFAVKICNKVIEVVKPTVQNKMIINLPNTLEACTANIYADRIEWMCNNLNNREALIISVHPHNDRGTSVASAELAVLAGANRVEGTLFGNGERAGNLDLVNFAFNLHSQGIDSTLDLSIVDEVKKMYENLTKLNINPRHPYVGDMIFTAFSGGHQDAIKKGIDFYRENSCQEWNVPYLPIDPKDIKRGYENVIRVNSQSGKGGVAFIISEFFGDELDKEEAKEFGLLVKKESDKVQRELSKEEIIELYEGYKK, from the coding sequence ATGACTTATAAAAAATATAGACAATATCCTATTGTCAAAGATTTCTTACGAACTTGGCCAAATAATCAAATCATAAAAGCACCTATTTATGGAAGTGTTGATTTAAGAGATGGAAATCAAGCTTTAGTAAACCCTTTAAATATAGAGCAAAAGTTGGAGTATTTTAATACTTTAGTAAAGATGGGATTTAAACAAATAGAAGTATCTTATCCAAGTGCTAGTGATACTGATTTTAATTTTACAAGAAAATTGATTGAAGAGAATCTAATACCTGATGATGTTTCTATTCAAGTATTAATCCCAGCAAAAAAAGAGTGGATAAAAAGAAGTGTTGAAGCTATGAGAGGAGTAAAAAATGGAATTTTCCATTTATACAATCCTACAAATGAGTTCCAACGAAGAGTTGTATTTAAAAAAACAGATGAAGAGATAATAAATATGGCAGTTGAATCTATGAAATACTTAGTAGAGCTTACAAAAAATTTCGAGGGCAATGTTATCTATGATTATTCCCCAGAGAGTTTTTCCCAAACAGATTTAGAGTTTGCTGTAAAAATATGTAATAAAGTAATCGAGGTAGTAAAACCAACAGTACAAAATAAGATGATAATAAACTTGCCAAATACCCTAGAAGCTTGTACTGCAAATATCTATGCAGATAGAATAGAGTGGATGTGCAATAATTTAAACAACAGAGAAGCACTTATAATAAGTGTTCATCCTCACAATGACAGAGGAACATCAGTAGCCTCAGCAGAACTTGCAGTTTTAGCAGGAGCAAATAGAGTTGAAGGAACACTATTTGGAAATGGTGAAAGAGCAGGAAACTTGGACTTAGTGAATTTTGCTTTTAATTTACATTCACAAGGTATTGATTCTACACTTGATTTATCAATTGTAGATGAGGTAAAAAAAATGTATGAGAATTTAACAAAGTTAAATATAAACCCAAGACATCCCTATGTGGGAGATATGATTTTTACAGCCTTTAGTGGTGGACATCAAGATGCTATAAAAAAAGGAATTGACTTTTATAGAGAAAATTCTTGTCAAGAGTGGAATGTCCCATACTTGCCAATAGACCCAAAAGATATAAAAAGGGGATATGAGAATGTTATTAGAGTAAATTCTCAATCAGGAAAAGGGGGAGTTGCTTTTATTATAAGTGAATTTTTTGGAGATGAGTTAGATAAAGAAGAAGCCAAAGAGTTTGGACTTCTGGTAAAAAAAGAGAGTGATAAAGTTCAAAGGGAATTGAGTAAAGAGGAGATTATTGAACTTTATGAGGGGTATAAGAAATAA
- a CDS encoding efflux RND transporter periplasmic adaptor subunit gives MTKVTTYLLTLFITLFFTACFNEKDNNTKFYGNVDLRTVSLGLRVPGKISKIYFDEGQKVKKDDLLASVDKDLFQQSLDEIKAQVDMQKIQVEKLEKGYRKEEIAKAKALLAKSSAVLNKAQIDLKRYNKLLKTNSISKEKHDDILLSYNSAKAQYDYDKNNYEQLQNGYQKEDIESAHAKLKYLQEQEKEAQIHLHDTQLFAPNDGTILTRAYEVGAIVPQSSPIIEMALQNQYWVRSYISEKYLGIIKPNMQAKVYTDSRPNKPYKAIVSFISPQAEFTPKSVQTQELRTQLVYRVRLILQEHDDLIQQGMPVTIEFDNLSKDK, from the coding sequence ATGACAAAAGTCACTACTTATTTACTTACATTATTTATAACACTATTTTTTACAGCATGTTTTAATGAAAAAGACAATAATACAAAATTTTATGGAAATGTTGATTTAAGAACTGTTTCATTGGGATTAAGAGTTCCAGGAAAGATTTCAAAAATCTATTTTGATGAAGGGCAAAAAGTCAAAAAAGATGACTTATTAGCTTCTGTTGATAAAGATTTATTTCAACAATCACTTGATGAGATAAAAGCTCAAGTTGATATGCAAAAAATCCAAGTAGAAAAACTTGAAAAGGGATACAGAAAAGAAGAGATAGCAAAAGCTAAAGCTTTATTAGCTAAAAGTTCTGCTGTTTTAAATAAAGCACAAATAGATTTAAAACGATATAACAAACTTCTTAAAACAAACTCAATATCTAAAGAAAAACATGATGATATTTTACTTTCATATAATAGTGCAAAAGCACAATATGATTATGATAAAAATAACTATGAACAACTACAAAATGGTTATCAAAAAGAAGATATAGAATCTGCACATGCCAAATTAAAATATTTGCAAGAGCAAGAAAAAGAAGCACAAATCCATCTTCATGATACACAATTATTTGCTCCAAATGATGGTACAATATTAACAAGGGCATACGAAGTGGGAGCGATAGTACCACAGAGTTCTCCAATTATTGAGATGGCATTACAAAATCAATATTGGGTGAGAAGTTATATTTCTGAGAAATATTTAGGAATAATAAAACCTAATATGCAAGCAAAGGTTTATACTGATTCAAGACCAAACAAACCATATAAAGCAATTGTTAGTTTCATCTCACCACAAGCAGAATTTACACCTAAAAGTGTACAAACCCAAGAGTTAAGAACACAACTTGTATATCGTGTTCGACTAATATTGCAAGAGCATGATGACTTAATTCAACAAGGAATGCCTGTAACCATAGAGTTTGACAATCTAAGTAAAGACAAATAA
- a CDS encoding manganese-dependent inorganic pyrophosphatase, producing the protein MAIYTCGHTTPDSDSICSALSLGYLLNKIGREAIPARQGPVSPETQFILDRFGFEAPELKTEFAGCELFITDYSDRGQAPADLDKATVVGIVDHHKLGDITTSTPLECWIRPVGCTNTIVKEMYDFHKVEIPKNIAGIMMCAILSDTVIFKSPTCTPVDIKAVKELAEIAGVEDFGALGMEMFKVKSAVEGVPVRDLILRDYKPFDMHGTKVGIGQLEVIDLAIFDDVKDELEADLDKLRVENGLHTACLLLTDIMKEGSEVLVSSEDPSIFEKAFNVKLENGKVWLDGCLSRKKQIIPFLEPAFA; encoded by the coding sequence ATGGCAATTTATACATGTGGACACACAACTCCTGACTCAGATTCTATTTGTTCAGCACTTTCTTTAGGGTACTTATTAAATAAAATAGGGAGAGAAGCGATTCCTGCACGACAAGGACCAGTTTCTCCTGAAACTCAATTTATCTTAGATAGATTTGGATTTGAAGCACCTGAGCTTAAAACTGAGTTTGCAGGTTGTGAACTTTTTATTACTGATTATTCAGATAGAGGACAAGCTCCAGCTGACTTGGATAAAGCAACAGTTGTCGGTATAGTTGATCATCACAAACTAGGTGATATTACTACTTCAACTCCTTTAGAGTGTTGGATTAGACCTGTGGGATGTACAAATACAATCGTAAAAGAGATGTATGATTTTCACAAAGTTGAAATACCAAAAAATATTGCTGGAATAATGATGTGTGCAATTTTATCTGATACTGTTATTTTCAAATCACCAACATGTACACCAGTTGATATTAAAGCTGTAAAAGAATTAGCAGAAATAGCTGGTGTTGAAGATTTTGGAGCTTTAGGAATGGAGATGTTTAAAGTAAAATCAGCAGTTGAAGGTGTACCTGTACGAGATTTGATTTTAAGAGATTACAAACCTTTTGATATGCATGGAACAAAAGTTGGTATTGGTCAATTAGAAGTTATTGATTTAGCTATTTTTGATGATGTAAAAGATGAATTAGAAGCTGATTTAGATAAATTAAGAGTTGAAAATGGCTTACATACAGCTTGTTTACTTTTAACTGATATTATGAAAGAAGGTTCTGAAGTTTTAGTATCTTCAGAAGATCCTTCGATTTTTGAAAAAGCATTTAATGTAAAACTTGAAAATGGAAAAGTATGGCTTGATGGTTGTTTATCAAGAAAAAAACAAATTATCCCTTTCTTAGAACCTGCATTCGCTTAA
- a CDS encoding helix-turn-helix domain-containing protein, which produces MKTKVFKNKKLDFLELRYIENITQCEKMHLHEELTITALKEGSLNISFNDSFKILNPNEITIINSNIIHNATLNNKSVKDGYVLYIDNNYLESLNLGISLDYIFLQDDKNSFINLCEILLAEDVPLLEKEELFIEFCLSTFSLKEEIKQVEKNSLSRKIKNYLDENFLEDIILEDISKEFNITVVHLIRVFKKEFGLAIHSYIINKKVHKAKELLNSKLAIIEVALQSGFFDQSHLNRSFKRVFQLTPKEFQKNIFS; this is translated from the coding sequence ATGAAAACAAAAGTTTTCAAAAATAAAAAACTAGATTTTTTGGAATTGAGATATATTGAAAATATTACTCAATGTGAAAAAATGCATTTGCATGAAGAACTTACAATTACAGCACTTAAAGAGGGTTCATTAAATATAAGTTTTAATGACTCTTTTAAAATATTAAACCCCAATGAAATAACAATAATCAACTCAAATATAATCCACAATGCAACACTAAATAACAAAAGTGTCAAAGATGGCTATGTACTATATATAGATAATAACTACTTAGAAAGTTTGAACTTAGGCATATCCTTAGATTATATTTTTTTACAAGATGATAAAAATAGTTTTATAAATTTATGTGAAATATTATTGGCTGAGGATGTTCCTTTATTGGAAAAAGAAGAGCTATTTATTGAGTTTTGTTTAAGTACTTTTTCTTTAAAAGAAGAGATTAAACAAGTAGAAAAAAACTCTTTATCTAGAAAAATAAAAAACTATCTTGATGAAAACTTTTTGGAAGATATTATTTTAGAAGATATCTCAAAAGAGTTTAATATAACTGTTGTACATTTAATAAGAGTTTTTAAAAAAGAGTTTGGTTTAGCTATTCATTCATATATAATCAATAAAAAAGTTCATAAGGCAAAAGAACTTTTAAACTCAAAGTTAGCAATTATAGAAGTTGCTTTACAAAGCGGTTTTTTTGACCAAAGCCATTTAAATAGAAGTTTTAAACGAGTATTTCAACTTACTCCTAAAGAGTTTCAAAAAAATATATTTTCATAA
- a CDS encoding HepT-like ribonuclease domain-containing protein, which produces MYDKSLVFEILSQVENSIQITLKRFEVVDDVDYFTNTSIGMEKLDSICMQLIAIGESLKNIDKITNKELLEKYPQIDWKGAKGMRDIISHHYFDIDAKEIYDVCDTKLESLLETIKLIKQEL; this is translated from the coding sequence ATGTATGACAAATCTTTAGTTTTTGAGATATTAAGTCAAGTAGAAAATTCAATACAAATTACGTTAAAAAGATTTGAAGTAGTTGATGATGTAGATTATTTTACTAATACATCAATAGGTATGGAAAAGCTTGATAGTATTTGTATGCAATTAATCGCAATAGGTGAAAGCTTAAAGAATATAGATAAAATTACAAATAAAGAGTTATTAGAAAAATATCCTCAAATAGATTGGAAAGGTGCAAAAGGCATGAGAGATATTATTTCTCACCATTATTTTGATATTGATGCAAAAGAGATATATGATGTTTGTGATACAAAACTTGAAAGCTTACTCGAGACTATAAAACTTATAAAACAAGAGTTATAA
- a CDS encoding ABC transporter permease produces the protein MIINKQRLLALFIKESLQIIRDPSALIIAFILPLMLLFLMGYAISLDSKHIPVGIVIEKNSAHTSSLIKAFQTSESFDVQIAKDRRAFVKQLQEGKLRAMIVVPANFDKDILQGKPKIQIITDGSEPSIANFVIKYSFALWQNWLKFEKLSTKANINIQARYWFNAPLLSSYFLLPGSIAITLTLIGTLLTALVVAREWERGTMEAIMSTPIKILELLLGKLLPYFVLGLFSLLICVLITLFWFEIPFRGSYLLLLLTSSVYLFSALSIGLLISTLAKNQFVAAQMALIIGFLPAMILSGFIFQISSMPSWLQFLTHIIPARYFINILQTLFLAGNIYEIIIPNTLWMLGIGLFLFGIIFIITKKKLSS, from the coding sequence ATGATAATTAATAAACAGCGATTATTGGCACTTTTTATCAAAGAGAGTTTACAAATAATTAGAGATCCAAGTGCCTTAATTATAGCTTTTATTCTACCTCTTATGCTTCTTTTTTTGATGGGTTATGCTATTTCTTTAGACTCAAAACATATTCCTGTAGGAATTGTAATTGAAAAAAACTCTGCCCACACTTCTAGTTTGATAAAGGCATTTCAAACTAGCGAAAGTTTTGATGTACAAATAGCAAAAGATAGAAGAGCTTTTGTAAAACAACTACAAGAAGGGAAACTAAGAGCCATGATTGTGGTTCCTGCAAATTTTGACAAAGATATTTTACAAGGCAAACCAAAAATACAAATTATCACGGATGGAAGTGAACCTAGTATTGCAAACTTTGTTATCAAATATAGTTTTGCTTTGTGGCAAAATTGGCTTAAATTTGAAAAACTCTCAACAAAAGCAAACATCAATATTCAAGCAAGATATTGGTTTAATGCACCTTTGTTAAGCAGTTATTTTTTACTTCCTGGTTCCATTGCTATAACTTTGACACTTATTGGTACACTTTTAACTGCATTAGTAGTAGCAAGAGAGTGGGAAAGAGGTACAATGGAAGCTATTATGTCAACTCCAATTAAGATTTTAGAGTTGCTTTTAGGAAAACTTTTACCATACTTTGTTTTAGGTCTTTTCTCACTTCTAATTTGTGTTCTTATAACCTTGTTTTGGTTTGAGATTCCATTTAGAGGTTCATATTTGCTTTTACTTTTAACTTCTAGCGTCTATTTATTTTCAGCTCTTAGTATTGGTTTGCTTATTTCAACTTTAGCAAAAAATCAGTTTGTAGCAGCACAAATGGCTTTAATCATAGGGTTTTTACCTGCTATGATTTTATCAGGATTTATTTTTCAAATAAGCAGTATGCCATCTTGGTTACAGTTTTTAACCCATATTATACCTGCAAGATATTTTATAAATATTTTACAAACACTCTTTTTAGCAGGGAATATTTATGAAATAATTATTCCAAATACCCTTTGGATGTTAGGTATTGGTCTGTTTTTATTTGGAATTATTTTTATTATTACAAAAAAGAAGTTAAGTTCATGA
- a CDS encoding sulfite exporter TauE/SafE family protein gives MELFADITLYWVIGFVIAGFLAGYIDSIAGGGGMVQVPVLLLSGLSPLHVLASNKMAGLVGVLMATIKYALSKKISWKVVSIAIIPCLLASYIGSRLVMFVSDEIITWAIILAIPVAMIFLFKKSKKIVEEKTEVNNKNIILATAPIGFYDGLLGPGTGTYMTISMKKFLHLDYLVSTASTKPLNFATNVGSAIAFVFAGKVLWGVAIVLGLANIAGSYVGSHYAIKGGEEFIKKVLVFVLVFMLVGNIIKIVVS, from the coding sequence ATGGAACTTTTTGCTGATATTACTCTTTATTGGGTAATAGGTTTTGTTATTGCTGGTTTTTTGGCTGGATATATTGACTCAATTGCTGGTGGTGGTGGAATGGTTCAAGTTCCTGTATTACTTCTAAGTGGTTTATCTCCTCTTCATGTTTTAGCTTCAAATAAAATGGCAGGTTTAGTTGGTGTTTTAATGGCAACAATTAAATATGCACTTAGCAAAAAGATATCTTGGAAAGTTGTAAGTATTGCAATTATTCCTTGTCTTCTTGCTTCTTATATTGGAAGTAGATTAGTAATGTTTGTATCAGATGAGATAATTACTTGGGCTATTATTTTAGCTATTCCTGTTGCTATGATATTTTTATTTAAAAAAAGTAAAAAAATAGTAGAAGAAAAAACAGAAGTAAATAATAAAAATATTATTCTTGCAACTGCTCCAATTGGATTTTATGATGGTTTATTAGGTCCTGGAACAGGAACTTATATGACTATTTCTATGAAAAAGTTTCTGCATCTTGATTATTTGGTTTCAACAGCTTCAACTAAGCCTTTAAATTTTGCTACAAATGTAGGTTCTGCCATTGCCTTTGTTTTTGCAGGAAAAGTATTATGGGGAGTTGCTATTGTTTTAGGATTAGCAAATATAGCTGGCTCATATGTTGGAAGTCATTATGCTATAAAAGGTGGAGAAGAGTTTATAAAAAAGGTACTTGTTTTTGTACTTGTTTTTATGTTAGTTGGAAATATTATAAAAATTGTAGTGAGTTAA
- a CDS encoding nucleotidyltransferase family protein, protein MERKLAINILETFKNKNKDKYGIEAIGLFGSVARNEAKDSSDVDICIKTSKADMFTMVHIKEELEELMSSHIDIVRVREKMNPFLKNRIEKEAIYV, encoded by the coding sequence ATGGAAAGAAAATTAGCAATAAATATACTTGAAACATTTAAAAATAAAAATAAAGATAAGTACGGTATAGAAGCAATAGGATTATTTGGTTCTGTAGCTAGAAATGAAGCTAAAGATTCTAGCGATGTTGATATTTGTATAAAAACTTCTAAAGCTGACATGTTTACCATGGTTCATATAAAAGAAGAATTAGAAGAACTAATGTCAAGCCATATTGATATAGTAAGAGTAAGAGAAAAAATGAATCCTTTTTTAAAAAATAGAATAGAAAAAGAAGCTATATATGTATGA
- a CDS encoding ATP-binding cassette domain-containing protein — MSLVVAKQITKTFNNIPAISKLDINIKKGKITGLVGPDGAGKTTLIRLMTGLLDADSGELKVLDYSLPKDADKIQSKIGYMPQKFGLYEDLSVLENLTLYANLQSIPKNEQKKRINELLEFINLKKFESFLAKNLSGGMKQKLGLACALIKKPELLLLDEPGVGVDPISRKELWAIVNKLVEDDVGVVWSTAYLDEAELCDEVILLNEGSILFEGIPKELSKTMENKVFKIVGDIKDKRQTLRLALKYDQIKDGVILGNSIKLICESKDDLPPLEKIEAKNCSYESMKANFEDGFIHILNGNFNGESLLAKQMGEFEENDGTLIEASHLSKTFGSFKATDDVSFKIKRGEIFGFLGPNGAGKSTTFKMLCGLVKPTSGQAHVLGISLETSSHKARSKIGYMSQKFSLYGDISVYENLKFFAGVYGLRGKEKKEKINSMIKIFELEKYKKTASKTLPLGYKQRLSLACAVMHDPVVLFLDEPTSGIDPLTRREFWNHIYAMVQKGMTIMVTTHFMDEAEYCDRIALIYKGRAIALDTPHNLISQVGSNATMEDTFIELIKRENDDN, encoded by the coding sequence ATGTCATTAGTTGTTGCAAAACAAATTACAAAAACATTTAACAATATTCCTGCTATTTCAAAACTAGATATAAATATAAAAAAAGGCAAAATAACAGGACTGGTAGGTCCTGATGGAGCAGGAAAAACTACTCTTATTAGACTTATGACTGGACTTCTTGATGCAGACAGTGGAGAATTAAAAGTTTTAGATTATTCTTTACCAAAAGATGCAGACAAAATACAAAGTAAAATCGGATATATGCCTCAAAAATTTGGATTATATGAAGATTTAAGTGTTTTAGAAAACCTCACTTTATACGCAAACTTACAATCTATTCCCAAAAATGAACAAAAAAAAAGAATCAACGAATTATTAGAGTTTATCAATTTAAAAAAATTTGAATCATTTCTTGCTAAAAATTTATCTGGTGGGATGAAACAAAAACTTGGTCTTGCTTGTGCTTTGATAAAAAAGCCAGAGCTTTTGCTTTTAGATGAGCCAGGTGTGGGAGTTGACCCAATTTCAAGAAAAGAGTTATGGGCAATTGTAAATAAGTTGGTTGAAGATGATGTGGGAGTTGTTTGGAGTACTGCTTATTTAGATGAAGCAGAACTTTGTGATGAAGTAATACTTTTAAATGAGGGTTCTATTTTATTTGAAGGAATTCCAAAAGAGTTAAGTAAAACTATGGAAAACAAAGTTTTTAAAATAGTAGGAGATATAAAAGATAAAAGACAAACACTAAGGTTAGCATTAAAATATGATCAAATAAAAGATGGCGTGATATTAGGAAATAGTATTAAACTGATTTGTGAAAGCAAAGATGATTTACCACCCCTTGAAAAAATAGAAGCTAAAAATTGTAGTTATGAAAGTATGAAAGCAAATTTTGAAGATGGTTTTATACATATTTTAAATGGTAACTTTAATGGAGAATCATTATTAGCAAAACAAATGGGTGAATTTGAAGAAAATGATGGTACCTTAATTGAAGCTTCCCACCTTAGCAAAACTTTTGGAAGTTTTAAAGCTACAGATGATGTAAGCTTTAAAATAAAAAGAGGTGAAATATTTGGCTTTTTAGGACCAAATGGTGCAGGAAAATCAACTACATTTAAAATGTTATGTGGCTTAGTAAAACCTACAAGTGGACAAGCGCATGTTTTGGGAATAAGTTTAGAAACCTCTTCACATAAAGCCCGTAGCAAAATTGGATATATGTCTCAAAAGTTTTCACTTTATGGGGATATCTCTGTTTATGAAAATCTAAAGTTTTTTGCAGGTGTTTATGGCTTGAGGGGAAAAGAAAAAAAAGAAAAAATAAACAGTATGATTAAAATTTTTGAATTAGAAAAATATAAAAAAACAGCTTCAAAAACTTTACCCTTGGGATATAAACAGAGACTTTCCCTTGCTTGTGCTGTTATGCACGATCCCGTAGTTCTATTTTTAGATGAACCTACTTCTGGAATTGATCCACTTACTAGACGAGAATTTTGGAATCATATCTATGCCATGGTACAAAAAGGTATGACTATTATGGTAACAACTCACTTTATGGATGAGGCTGAATATTGTGATAGAATAGCTTTGATTTATAAAGGTAGAGCAATAGCTTTGGATACTCCACATAATCTTATTAGCCAAGTAGGTTCTAATGCTACTATGGAAGATACCTTTATAGAACTTATTAAAAGAGAAAATGATGATAATTAA
- a CDS encoding ferritin yields MLKKEISDALVMQLNKEFQSSYIYLGMSAYASKIGLNGSSSWFLVQYQEEVAHAMKLFKYLENQEVHVTLPKIEEANVDFKSILDTFKKALAHEIKMSANLNELSDLTMKNKDHATYNMLQWYVTEQVEEEATLNTIIDKIKLVGDDGYGLYAIDQELGSRTFVDPTAKA; encoded by the coding sequence ATGTTAAAAAAAGAAATTTCAGATGCATTAGTAATGCAATTAAATAAAGAATTCCAGTCGTCATATATTTATTTAGGTATGTCAGCTTATGCTTCAAAGATTGGATTAAATGGATCATCAAGTTGGTTTTTAGTGCAATATCAAGAAGAAGTTGCACATGCAATGAAACTATTTAAATATCTTGAAAATCAAGAAGTACATGTTACTTTACCTAAAATAGAAGAAGCAAATGTTGATTTCAAATCAATTTTAGATACATTTAAAAAAGCATTAGCTCATGAGATTAAGATGAGTGCAAACTTAAATGAACTAAGTGATTTAACTATGAAAAATAAAGACCATGCAACTTATAATATGCTTCAATGGTACGTAACAGAACAAGTTGAAGAAGAAGCTACTCTAAACACAATTATTGATAAAATCAAACTTGTAGGAGATGATGGCTATGGACTTTATGCCATTGACCAAGAATTAGGTTCAAGAACTTTTGTTGACCCTACAGCAAAAGCTTAA